In Chitinophaga nivalis, a single genomic region encodes these proteins:
- a CDS encoding class I SAM-dependent methyltransferase, giving the protein MSADRLYQDSSLVQFYDYDNPWSSDNEPYVHWAKGARRILDLGCGTGTLAVRLAKANNYIVATDVAAEMLAIAREKSDKVAWLQADARTLRLSEQFDFILLSGHVFQVFLTDEDREKLFQTIQHHLSDDGIFIFDSRNPLAEEWKQWDEATSQRYFNHPQLGSIRAWNSWEGNAAALTYTSYYAATATNKLWQARSVISFPSREKITSLLSAAGLQVNHIYGDWQLNEFRHDSEEMIFVGGRLKNKAD; this is encoded by the coding sequence ATGAGCGCAGACAGGTTATATCAGGATTCATCACTGGTGCAGTTTTATGATTACGACAATCCATGGTCATCAGACAATGAGCCGTATGTCCATTGGGCGAAGGGCGCCAGGCGTATATTGGATCTGGGCTGTGGCACCGGCACACTGGCTGTCCGGCTGGCAAAGGCAAACAACTACATCGTAGCCACAGACGTGGCAGCAGAAATGCTGGCAATAGCCCGGGAAAAATCGGACAAAGTAGCGTGGCTGCAAGCTGATGCCCGGACATTGCGCCTATCGGAGCAATTTGATTTCATCCTACTCTCCGGGCATGTATTCCAGGTATTTTTAACCGATGAAGACCGGGAAAAACTATTTCAGACAATACAGCATCATTTAAGTGATGATGGCATATTTATATTCGATTCCCGCAACCCTTTGGCGGAAGAGTGGAAACAGTGGGACGAGGCAACATCGCAACGATACTTTAATCATCCGCAACTGGGCAGTATACGGGCGTGGAACAGCTGGGAAGGCAATGCAGCGGCGTTGACCTACACCTCCTATTACGCAGCAACCGCCACGAATAAATTATGGCAGGCCCGCTCAGTTATTTCATTTCCTTCCCGGGAAAAAATAACATCACTTCTATCCGCTGCCGGATTACAGGTAAATCATATTTATGGAGACTGGCAATTAAATGAGTTCCGGCACGATAGCGAAGAGATGATTTTTGTGGGCGGCCGGTTGAAAAATAAAGCAGATTAA
- a CDS encoding RNA polymerase sigma-70 factor — protein sequence MHQSDSKPANHEQQAQQSRPHFDAIYELYWKELYEAACRRLPAPADAEDILQEVFISLLKNPAVITSEGSIRAYLHKALKGRIIDFYRKSLLKETFERNALFTSPRAITHPDAHLMHKELEVLLEKEISSMPERMQTVFLMSRKQQLSNEEIAHELAISHQTVRNQISAAIKRIRRTLHQYNLANSASTTVILTVAAVLLTRH from the coding sequence ATGCACCAATCAGATAGTAAACCAGCCAACCACGAACAACAAGCGCAGCAAAGCCGGCCTCATTTTGATGCCATCTATGAACTGTACTGGAAAGAACTGTATGAAGCTGCCTGCAGGCGTCTGCCGGCGCCGGCAGACGCGGAAGATATCCTGCAGGAGGTATTTATATCATTGCTTAAAAACCCTGCTGTCATCACCAGCGAGGGCTCTATCCGGGCTTATCTCCATAAAGCCTTAAAAGGAAGAATCATCGATTTTTACCGGAAAAGTTTGTTGAAAGAAACTTTTGAAAGAAATGCCCTCTTCACCAGCCCCCGTGCTATCACACATCCGGATGCACACCTGATGCATAAAGAGCTGGAAGTATTGCTGGAAAAGGAAATCAGCAGCATGCCGGAACGCATGCAAACCGTTTTCCTGATGAGCAGGAAACAGCAGCTTTCCAATGAGGAGATTGCCCATGAACTGGCCATATCCCATCAGACCGTAAGAAACCAGATCAGCGCAGCTATTAAGCGAATCCGCAGAACATTACATCAATATAATCTTGCCAACAGCGCCAGCACAACAGTTATCCTCACGGTAGCAGCGGTACTGCTCACCCGCCACTGA
- a CDS encoding helix-turn-helix domain-containing protein, producing the protein MNHQTYPPHPDLATLVECYWTLESPKEKTPEKNTIVPDGAMKMIFHYGDLFKQYTEEGSSMLPRCFVIGQLTRPLEVEPTGETGIFFVRFHPYGFLPFTTIPIKEMENTAVPLTTLFEDAGRKIGQEIVKASSAAERIQLIEAFLLNRLRDAETIDHIVKSTVDTILTANGQLSVDELSKQTNIHRRQLVRKFSSAIGLSPKQLSKTIRLQATLKMLLNRKVTSLIALAYEGEYYDQAHFIKDFKEFTGLTPKEFYGDHLKMSLIFDTPE; encoded by the coding sequence ATGAACCATCAAACCTATCCACCGCATCCTGATTTAGCGACACTGGTCGAATGTTATTGGACATTGGAGAGTCCGAAGGAAAAAACACCCGAAAAAAATACCATTGTTCCGGACGGCGCTATGAAAATGATTTTTCACTACGGCGATTTGTTCAAACAATATACGGAAGAAGGGAGTAGTATGCTGCCCAGATGCTTTGTCATCGGACAACTAACACGACCGCTTGAGGTAGAACCGACCGGTGAAACAGGGATCTTTTTTGTTCGTTTTCACCCTTATGGATTTTTGCCTTTTACTACCATCCCGATAAAAGAGATGGAAAATACCGCTGTTCCATTAACAACCCTGTTTGAAGATGCGGGCAGGAAAATCGGACAGGAAATTGTAAAGGCATCTTCCGCTGCTGAAAGAATACAATTAATAGAAGCTTTCTTACTAAACCGGTTAAGGGATGCTGAAACCATTGACCACATAGTCAAATCAACTGTAGACACCATTCTGACTGCCAACGGCCAGCTTTCTGTAGATGAATTGTCGAAACAAACCAATATCCACCGCAGACAATTAGTACGCAAGTTTTCCTCTGCTATAGGTTTAAGTCCGAAACAACTCTCAAAAACCATCAGACTGCAGGCCACGCTCAAAATGTTGCTGAATAGGAAAGTGACCAGCCTGATTGCGTTGGCTTATGAGGGTGAATATTACGACCAGGCACATTTCATTAAAGACTTCAAAGAATTTACAGGACTAACACCTAAAGAATTTTACGGAGATCATTTAAAGATGTCTTTGATTTTTGATACCCCGGAGTAA
- a CDS encoding M57 family metalloprotease, which translates to MQYFIKMLLCALVMTGPLLMVSCKKEEKVTDAGKTAIPADVLEKMKAHGFSTRDVMKVTAGYVVEGDIFLSAAALNERTFSPAMRIAQGEQYRTHNLITGLPRTITVSVSNLPAAYTAATDVAIARYNALNLQLKFSRVASGGEIDIKYTSLGEGVSVRSAGFPTSTGNPASPIQLNADPDALGSAPNQGYLATLIAHEIGHAIGLRHTDYFNRAYSCNIGSNEGDAGVGAVVIPGTATYGDPDSWMLACNGGGADRPFNANDVAALDYLYGSGVLNPLPDGTYRLINVNSGKAVSVQAVYTHNGALICQWIWENTNNQKWILYYLGDGYYKLTALHSGKVLSVIDGSAGDAILDQWEWNSSYYQQWRFVRNPDGTLMIINRLSGRAAGIGLGFLQNGAVVNLERWRGERFQRWYVERL; encoded by the coding sequence ATGCAATACTTTATTAAAATGCTTTTGTGTGCGTTGGTAATGACCGGCCCGCTCCTGATGGTATCCTGTAAAAAAGAAGAAAAAGTAACAGACGCCGGTAAAACCGCCATCCCTGCGGATGTACTGGAAAAGATGAAGGCACATGGATTTAGTACCCGGGATGTCATGAAAGTAACAGCTGGTTATGTGGTGGAAGGAGATATTTTCCTGTCTGCTGCCGCCCTGAATGAGCGTACTTTTTCTCCTGCCATGCGGATTGCACAGGGAGAGCAATACCGCACCCATAACCTGATTACAGGATTACCCCGCACCATCACTGTTTCGGTGAGTAACCTGCCGGCTGCCTATACAGCTGCTACCGATGTTGCCATTGCACGTTACAATGCGTTGAATCTGCAACTTAAATTTTCCCGCGTAGCCAGTGGCGGAGAAATAGATATCAAGTATACCAGTCTGGGAGAAGGAGTATCCGTACGCTCTGCCGGCTTTCCAACCAGTACCGGCAACCCGGCCAGTCCGATTCAATTGAATGCGGATCCGGATGCATTGGGAAGTGCACCCAATCAAGGATACCTGGCAACGCTGATTGCACATGAAATAGGCCATGCTATTGGGTTACGTCATACTGATTACTTTAACCGTGCCTACAGTTGTAATATTGGTAGCAATGAAGGGGATGCCGGTGTAGGTGCTGTAGTGATTCCGGGTACCGCTACTTACGGTGACCCGGATAGCTGGATGCTTGCTTGTAATGGCGGTGGTGCAGACCGGCCTTTTAATGCCAATGATGTGGCTGCGCTGGATTATTTGTATGGTAGTGGCGTCCTGAATCCGCTGCCGGATGGTACCTACCGGCTGATCAATGTCAACAGTGGTAAGGCAGTGAGTGTGCAGGCAGTATATACTCACAATGGCGCATTAATTTGCCAGTGGATCTGGGAGAATACCAATAATCAGAAATGGATTCTCTATTACCTGGGTGACGGATATTACAAACTTACTGCCTTACACAGTGGTAAAGTATTAAGTGTAATTGATGGTAGTGCTGGTGATGCTATCCTGGATCAATGGGAATGGAACAGTAGTTATTACCAGCAGTGGCGTTTCGTGCGTAATCCGGATGGCACCCTGATGATCATAAACCGGCTTAGTGGAAGAGCGGCCGGTATCGGGCTGGGCTTTCTCCAGAATGGTGCGGTTGTTAACCTGGAACGTTGGCGGGGAGAGCGTTTCCAACGCTGGTATGTAGAAAGACTTTAA
- a CDS encoding FecR family protein, with product MNKRELLELLQKEALGNSTPEETARLDAWYAAFDNKATPVFQDEAAAELVRTRLRNRIYRQLTAEIPDLPAPVPKRTPMLFYRMAAAVLVLVGLACAGYFFRPGKPLPQQQAALLSSVSPAGKMLKVILTDGSEVWLNAGSTLHYPAGFEGRNREVYLKGEAFFNVATQPEHPFVVHTDTLSTIVLGTSFNIKAYPELGSIRINVATGKVGIVMGTNTLATLLPDQQLTYNKGDHTYSAETKEAGSTNTWREGSINLDGVSFDELAAVLAHNFGYRLQTKRADIRKVRFSMNMMTNHHIDDVMRIVCSLTQARYRIDEKVISIY from the coding sequence GTGAATAAACGCGAATTACTTGAATTACTGCAGAAAGAAGCATTGGGAAATAGTACGCCCGAAGAAACGGCCCGACTGGATGCCTGGTATGCAGCCTTTGATAACAAGGCCACACCGGTATTCCAGGATGAGGCGGCGGCGGAGCTCGTACGAACCCGGTTGCGTAACCGTATCTACCGGCAGCTGACTGCGGAGATACCAGATCTGCCGGCGCCTGTACCAAAACGAACGCCCATGCTGTTTTACCGGATGGCAGCAGCCGTATTGGTATTAGTTGGACTGGCCTGTGCAGGCTACTTTTTTCGGCCCGGAAAACCGCTGCCACAGCAACAAGCAGCATTACTCAGCAGCGTTTCACCTGCCGGTAAAATGTTGAAGGTAATACTGACCGACGGGAGCGAGGTATGGCTGAATGCGGGTAGTACCCTGCACTATCCTGCCGGATTCGAAGGCCGGAACAGAGAGGTATACTTAAAAGGCGAAGCCTTCTTTAATGTGGCCACACAACCGGAACACCCCTTTGTTGTACATACAGACACTCTCAGCACCATCGTGCTGGGCACCTCTTTTAATATCAAGGCGTATCCCGAACTGGGAAGTATCCGCATCAATGTAGCGACCGGGAAAGTAGGCATTGTCATGGGAACGAATACACTGGCTACCTTATTACCGGATCAGCAACTCACCTACAACAAAGGGGATCATACCTATTCTGCGGAGACGAAAGAAGCCGGTTCCACCAATACCTGGCGGGAAGGAAGCATCAACCTGGATGGTGTTTCATTTGATGAACTGGCGGCTGTACTGGCACACAATTTTGGCTACCGCCTGCAAACCAAACGGGCAGACATCCGGAAGGTCCGGTTTTCCATGAATATGATGACCAACCATCACATTGACGACGTGATGCGCATTGTATGCAGCCTTACGCAGGCGCGCTACCGCATCGATGAAAAGGTAATCAGTATTTATTAA
- a CDS encoding PorP/SprF family type IX secretion system membrane protein produces the protein MRISINTKLLLLLSLSGLMPVLVNGQQNLQFSQYVFNMLSVNPAYAGYKEDLYLNATYRHQWVSFPGAPQTGSVSLDGVINSRDERVGLGVQAMFDKLGPQDAASFYGMYSYRIPLDEEGTRRLCLGIGAGVSQYSVDGTALQYNDAGDPSVPAAKVSSFVPDARFGIYYYTPNFYASVSVMDLFSLYTDNTKYYWSGYTYKVIRKTQHLYLTAGTLINLSEKLKLKPSFLIKEDFKGPTNLDLNAFLLISDRVWLGGSYRTGVRLWSKSHLDNDLEQLDAWSAIVEIYATERLRIGYAYDVTISKMASSQSGSHEISLGFTFPNKKRRIISPRYF, from the coding sequence TATCAATTAATACAAAGCTGTTGCTATTGCTGAGTTTATCAGGATTGATGCCTGTTTTAGTGAATGGACAACAGAATCTTCAATTCAGTCAGTATGTGTTTAACATGTTGAGCGTAAATCCTGCTTATGCCGGGTATAAGGAAGATTTGTATCTGAATGCTACTTACCGCCATCAATGGGTTAGCTTCCCTGGTGCGCCTCAAACAGGATCGGTGTCTTTGGATGGGGTGATCAATTCAAGGGATGAGCGGGTAGGGCTGGGGGTGCAGGCGATGTTTGACAAGCTGGGCCCCCAGGATGCAGCATCTTTTTACGGCATGTATTCCTACCGCATACCACTGGATGAAGAAGGAACCCGGCGCTTATGTTTGGGTATAGGCGCTGGGGTTAGTCAGTACTCCGTTGATGGTACAGCCTTGCAGTATAATGATGCCGGAGATCCGTCTGTCCCCGCAGCGAAGGTTTCTTCGTTTGTACCGGATGCGCGGTTTGGGATTTATTACTATACGCCTAATTTTTATGCAAGTGTTTCTGTGATGGATTTGTTTTCCTTGTATACGGATAATACAAAGTATTACTGGAGTGGGTATACTTATAAAGTGATCCGCAAAACACAGCACCTGTACCTCACAGCTGGTACACTGATTAATCTGTCGGAAAAACTTAAATTAAAGCCTTCATTTCTGATTAAGGAAGATTTTAAAGGACCTACCAATCTGGATCTGAATGCCTTTTTACTGATATCAGACCGTGTATGGCTGGGTGGTTCTTATCGCACCGGTGTACGGTTGTGGAGTAAGTCTCATCTGGACAACGACCTGGAACAACTGGATGCATGGAGCGCCATCGTGGAAATCTATGCAACGGAACGTTTACGGATAGGCTATGCCTATGATGTTACCATCAGTAAAATGGCTTCTTCCCAGAGTGGCTCTCATGAAATATCACTGGGCTTCACTTTCCCCAATAAAAAACGCAGGATCATCAGCCCGCGGTATTTTTAA
- a CDS encoding VOC family protein, giving the protein MENLVNFIDIPATDFSRAVSFYKAILGLDINETAMFGTKMGFFPSDGTNASGAIVQGDDYTPSTTGVVAYLNGGKDLQVVLDKVAANNGQVIVPKTHISPEVGYIGMFIDTEGNKMAVHSIN; this is encoded by the coding sequence ATGGAAAATCTGGTCAACTTCATCGATATACCTGCCACGGACTTTAGCAGAGCGGTATCTTTTTACAAAGCCATCTTAGGTTTGGACATCAACGAAACAGCGATGTTCGGCACAAAAATGGGTTTCTTCCCCAGCGACGGTACCAACGCATCAGGGGCCATTGTACAGGGAGACGACTACACGCCTTCAACAACCGGTGTAGTGGCTTACCTGAATGGTGGAAAGGACTTGCAGGTAGTTTTGGACAAAGTAGCCGCCAACAACGGGCAGGTAATTGTTCCGAAAACACACATCAGTCCCGAAGTAGGATACATCGGTATGTTCATTGATACCGAAGGAAATAAAATGGCTGTCCATTCAATCAACTAA
- a CDS encoding OmpA family protein → MKKICVIIILFLPLSRVWSQEQLSVGRKAAEYYQRYEYAKAAALYKRLAGKKKVSILTLERLADSYRKMNAYEDAANWYSKLLTRPDAQPEDGLYYGDMLKSMGRYEEAKNAYAQYAQKYNQAAQVANRQAGCDSAIQWIAAPGKDNISNVARLNTSSSDWGATYYPKGIVFMSDSLRNGILHPASHINKNVYGRTNRPYYKLYVADSNNYGNVYINDLSAAFNQYRYHIGPVAFDEGYNTAYFTVTDPARRIAVHKEKFKPGIIIYGNRRLELFISRRDSSGKWSQAVAFPYNRPDQYSLGHAAVSADGRTLYFAADMPGGQGGTDIWYSEKQADGNWGTPQNGGAVINTPEDEAFPTIAADGNLYYSSKGLPGMGGYDIFKTNGALAQWSKPVNLRYPVNSAGDDFYLISRNNGTGFLSSNRKGGKGSDDIYAWASPEEQRIPLLPVPGLQIPFEGNVCPPFRAACIYLYNVQRGIGWCLAVEADGKVRIKLERETDYVIRIHGAGGRVDSVKFSTRGLTGSDVLQKEICPQNTLRQGTVFILNNLHYDYDKSEIRPDAALVLDSLAAILREHPTMRIELSAHTDSRGSAKYNLLLSQRRAAAAVAYLVKQGIARNRMVAKGYGSRHLLNNCTKSVKCSDAEHEVNRRTAVKILRE, encoded by the coding sequence ATGAAAAAAATATGCGTAATAATAATACTTTTTCTGCCGTTGTCGCGAGTATGGTCGCAGGAGCAATTATCAGTAGGACGTAAAGCGGCGGAATATTACCAGCGGTATGAATACGCTAAAGCGGCTGCCTTGTATAAAAGACTGGCCGGCAAAAAAAAGGTGAGTATACTTACCTTGGAGCGGCTGGCAGATAGTTATCGTAAGATGAATGCTTACGAAGATGCGGCCAACTGGTACAGCAAACTGTTGACCAGGCCGGATGCTCAACCGGAAGACGGATTATATTATGGAGATATGCTCAAAAGCATGGGGCGTTATGAAGAAGCAAAAAACGCTTACGCCCAATACGCACAGAAGTATAACCAGGCAGCACAGGTGGCTAACCGCCAGGCTGGCTGCGATTCTGCCATACAATGGATAGCGGCGCCCGGTAAAGATAATATCAGTAATGTGGCGCGTTTAAATACCAGTTCTTCCGATTGGGGAGCGACCTACTATCCGAAAGGGATTGTATTCATGTCGGATTCCCTGCGTAATGGTATTCTGCATCCTGCCAGCCATATCAATAAAAATGTGTACGGCCGTACCAATCGTCCGTATTACAAGTTATATGTTGCAGACAGCAACAACTATGGCAACGTATATATCAATGACCTGTCTGCTGCGTTTAACCAATACCGTTATCATATTGGTCCTGTTGCATTTGACGAAGGATATAATACGGCTTATTTTACCGTTACTGACCCTGCCCGCCGCATTGCTGTACATAAAGAAAAGTTTAAACCGGGGATCATTATCTACGGTAACCGCCGGCTCGAACTATTTATCAGCCGCAGGGATTCCAGCGGTAAATGGTCGCAGGCAGTGGCATTTCCCTATAATCGCCCGGACCAGTACTCGCTGGGGCATGCGGCGGTGAGTGCTGACGGCAGAACTTTATATTTTGCTGCTGATATGCCCGGAGGACAAGGTGGTACGGATATCTGGTATAGCGAAAAACAGGCAGACGGCAATTGGGGAACACCACAGAATGGCGGCGCCGTCATTAATACACCGGAAGATGAAGCTTTTCCTACCATTGCTGCCGACGGAAATCTGTACTACTCCAGTAAAGGGTTGCCAGGTATGGGCGGGTACGATATTTTCAAAACCAATGGCGCCCTGGCGCAGTGGAGCAAGCCAGTCAACCTGCGTTATCCGGTTAATTCCGCCGGAGATGATTTTTATCTGATAAGCCGGAATAATGGTACCGGATTTTTATCCTCTAACCGTAAGGGAGGAAAAGGGAGCGATGATATTTATGCATGGGCATCGCCGGAAGAACAACGCATTCCTTTGCTGCCGGTTCCTGGCCTGCAGATACCTTTCGAAGGCAACGTGTGTCCTCCTTTCAGGGCTGCCTGTATATATCTATATAACGTACAGCGGGGTATCGGTTGGTGTCTGGCGGTTGAAGCAGACGGTAAGGTCCGGATTAAACTGGAAAGGGAAACAGATTATGTTATCCGTATCCATGGTGCAGGAGGTAGGGTAGATAGCGTGAAATTCAGTACCCGTGGACTCACCGGATCGGATGTGTTACAGAAAGAAATATGTCCGCAAAATACACTGAGACAGGGAACTGTTTTTATCCTGAATAACCTGCATTACGACTACGATAAATCGGAGATTCGTCCGGATGCAGCCCTGGTACTGGATAGTCTGGCTGCTATATTACGGGAGCATCCTACGATGCGTATCGAATTGAGTGCGCATACAGACAGCCGTGGCAGTGCGAAGTATAACCTGCTGCTGTCTCAGAGAAGAGCAGCCGCAGCTGTAGCTTACCTGGTAAAGCAGGGGATTGCCCGTAATCGCATGGTTGCAAAAGGTTATGGTAGCAGGCACTTACTGAATAACTGTACAAAGTCTGTAAAGTGCAGTGATGCGGAGCATGAAGTAAACAGGAGAACAGCCGTGAAAATATTAAGAGAATAA
- a CDS encoding DUF2461 domain-containing protein encodes MKITALDFLKKLDKNNNREWFTEHKSLYTAAREEVIAFVNDLIGEIAIFDPEVSTIDVEKSLFRIYRDTRFSHNKEPYKINFGANIATGKGKAGYYLHIQPEKSFLAGGAYMLENEQLKVLRQEIIYNAEAFRKMVSEAGFCRYFGSLSEEGKLKRVPAGFEKDDPMAEYLKLKNFVAIRPIADEELLEKNAAKKLAGMYKSLKPLKDFLNAPFL; translated from the coding sequence ATGAAAATAACTGCGCTGGACTTCCTGAAAAAGTTAGATAAAAACAACAACCGGGAATGGTTCACAGAACATAAAAGTCTTTATACCGCCGCGCGCGAAGAGGTGATCGCATTTGTGAATGACCTGATCGGCGAAATAGCCATATTTGATCCGGAAGTAAGTACCATAGATGTGGAGAAATCACTTTTTAGGATTTATCGCGATACGCGGTTTTCTCACAACAAGGAACCTTATAAAATCAATTTCGGAGCAAATATAGCAACGGGAAAAGGGAAAGCAGGATATTATCTGCATATCCAGCCTGAAAAATCTTTTCTGGCAGGAGGGGCTTATATGCTGGAGAATGAGCAGCTGAAAGTGCTGCGGCAAGAGATTATCTATAATGCGGAAGCGTTTCGGAAAATGGTAAGTGAAGCAGGTTTCTGCCGTTATTTCGGCAGTCTGAGCGAAGAGGGGAAGCTAAAACGTGTGCCTGCGGGTTTTGAAAAAGATGACCCGATGGCGGAATACCTGAAGCTGAAAAATTTTGTAGCGATTCGTCCCATTGCTGATGAAGAATTGTTGGAAAAAAATGCGGCAAAAAAGCTGGCTGGAATGTATAAATCCCTGAAACCGCTCAAAGACTTTCTCAATGCGCCTTTTTTGTAG